A genomic region of Haliotis asinina isolate JCU_RB_2024 chromosome 1, JCU_Hal_asi_v2, whole genome shotgun sequence contains the following coding sequences:
- the LOC137276112 gene encoding uncharacterized protein codes for MANVQRAEFVISQGGARQVIHQSYRYKLNRTGDTAVYWRCAQTGCKGNISTVGEFIRTVTGAHNHPPEDETSMKLISNLRKRSREETTAIQQIYNDEINNIPVEAAATVPPLCSVKSGLYRHRRKTTPALPKDLASVNIEGSWANTKDGRRFLAVNSGREDKILVFATDETLEMAQQANILYMDGTFYSCPGLWHQLYVIHSMAGGKMFPLMFCLLPDRRRETYTRLFQQLKEVTQDRVGRPLSPDVIQCVWRKVQDLELVRAYKDNPEVGRLVCRAAALALLPAGNVQDVWVDCMNDGPIGHAKCEQFKDYIVNNWVDFGARFPIAVWNHNNTEGPRTNNHLEGWHHHLNQTVQRCHPNIFSFISTIKSLESSNRRLLAQMMHGANPPPRKRKYVQLDTRLQNLKTQLQNNQKTPLEFVDAAGRLLKLD; via the exons ATGGCGAATGTTCAGAGAGCAGAGTTTGTGATATCACAGGGAGGAGCCCGGCAGGTTATACATCAGAGCTATAGATACAAGCTGAACCGCACTGGAGATACTGCAGTCTACTGGAGATGTGCTCAGACTGGATGCaaaggaaacatctctacagttgGCGAATTCATTCGTACTGTTACAGGAGCACACAACCACCCACCAGAAGATGAGACATCAATGAAGTTGATCAGCAACCTCCGCAAGCGCTCCCGTGAAGAAACGACTGCAATTCAACAAATCTACAACGACGAAATCAACAACATCCCTGTAGAAGCTGCCGCCACTGTCCCGCCCCTGTGCTCTGTGAAGTCTGGACTGTATCGTCACCGACGCAAGACAACGCCTGCACTTCCAAAGGACCTAGCATCGGTCAACATAGAGGGTTCCTGGGCTAACACCAAAGACGGTCGCCGATTCCTGGCAGTTAACAGTGGCAGAGAAGACAAGATTCTTGTATTTGCGACGGATGAAACACTTGAGATGGCCCAACAAGCGAACATTCTGTATATGGATGGCACTTTCTATTCTTGTCCAGGACTGTGGCACCAGCTGTATGTCATCCACTCCATGGCCGGCGGCAAGATGTTTCCCCTCATGTTTTGCCTCTTACCAGACCGTCGCCGAGAGACTTACACTCGCTTGTTCCAGCAACTGAAAGAAGTTACCCAGGACAGAGTAGGAAGACCCCTCAGCCCAGACGTCATCCAG TGTGTCTGGAGAAAGGTGCAGGACTTGGAACTTGTACGTGCCTATAAGGACAACCCTGAAGTTGGACGTTTGGTTTGCCGTGCTGCTGCACTGGCACTGTTGCCTGCAGGGAATGTCCAAGATGTGTGGGTGGACTGCATGAATGACGGCCCTATTGGTCATGCCAAGTGCGAGCAGTTTAAAGACTACATCGTGAACAACTGGGTGGACTTCGGTGCTAGATTCCCCATTGCTGTCTGGAACCACAACAACACTGAAGGGCCGAGAACAAACAACCACCTAGAGGGTTGGCACCATCACCTGAACCAAACTGTGCAGCGCTGTCATCCCAACATCTTCAGTTTTATCTCCACCATCAAGTCCTTGGAATCCTCAAACAGAAGACTGCTTGCTCAGATGATGCATGGTGCCAACCCTCCACCCAGGAAGAGGAAGTATGTTCAACTGGACACTCGTCTGCAGAACCTGAAGACCCAGCTGCAGAACAACCAGAAGACACCCTTGGAGTTCGTGGACGCTGCAGGAAGATTGCTGAAATTAGACTGA